A stretch of the Asticcacaulis sp. ZE23SCel15 genome encodes the following:
- a CDS encoding DUF2939 domain-containing protein, with amino-acid sequence MSRILPLTVIFALLAFVAAFLAGPIWSFYDLRSSAEAEDIQSLAELVAFDDVRTSLKAQLITSIDGDSIAAPPPSFLKDPIGAVAAAITPMTKPAPTINIDSYLTARAIWALTLGAGKDANKVDPRTFTDKPPVPDVLYWSPDRTRLSVTHPVQGETIFTMKRKTLFGWQLMHVGLPGVDDLPATMLVAPSPEDKAIAKSPVE; translated from the coding sequence GTGTCACGGATACTGCCGCTTACCGTTATATTTGCGCTGCTGGCATTCGTAGCAGCCTTTCTGGCCGGGCCGATCTGGTCGTTTTACGACCTGCGCTCCTCCGCCGAAGCCGAGGATATTCAAAGCCTTGCCGAACTGGTCGCGTTTGATGATGTACGCACAAGCCTTAAGGCCCAGTTGATCACCTCCATCGACGGCGACAGCATCGCCGCCCCGCCGCCCAGTTTCCTGAAGGACCCCATCGGCGCGGTCGCTGCGGCGATTACCCCCATGACCAAGCCGGCACCGACCATCAATATCGACTCGTATCTGACCGCCCGCGCTATTTGGGCGCTGACGCTGGGGGCCGGTAAGGACGCCAATAAGGTTGATCCCAGAACTTTTACCGACAAACCGCCGGTGCCGGACGTGCTGTACTGGAGCCCCGACCGCACCCGTCTGTCGGTCACACATCCGGTGCAAGGCGAAACCATCTTCACCATGAAGCGCAAAACCCTGTTTGGCTGGCAACTGATGCACGTCGGCCTGCCGGGCGTGGACGACCTGCCCGCCACTATGCTAGTCGCGCCTTCGCCCGAAGATAAGGCGATTGCCAAATCGCCGGTAGAATAA
- a CDS encoding glucose 1-dehydrogenase — MTRLTNKIALVTGGASGIGEAIVRAFVAEGATVIISDIDPKDGEALAAELGDQASYMHLDVALESEWINVTDIIAAKFGALNILVNNAGITGNEGGSGRSHDPEHTALEDWRKVMHVNLDGTFLGCKHAIRIMRETGSDGSIINMSSRSGLVGIPHQAAYAASKAAVRNHSKTVALYCAEQNLNIRCNSVHPAAIQTAMWDEIVKKSNADKMKAAAPLHRFGRPEEVAALVLLLASDEATYITGSEFNIDGGILAGSSASPE; from the coding sequence ATGACCCGCCTAACCAACAAAATTGCCCTTGTCACCGGCGGGGCCAGCGGGATCGGGGAAGCGATCGTGCGGGCCTTTGTGGCGGAAGGGGCGACGGTCATTATCTCCGATATTGACCCGAAAGACGGCGAGGCGTTGGCGGCTGAACTGGGCGATCAGGCATCCTACATGCACCTGGATGTGGCGCTGGAATCCGAGTGGATCAATGTCACCGATATCATCGCCGCCAAGTTCGGGGCTTTGAATATCCTCGTCAATAATGCCGGCATTACCGGTAACGAAGGCGGTAGCGGGCGATCACATGATCCCGAACATACAGCCCTTGAAGACTGGCGCAAGGTCATGCACGTCAATCTGGACGGCACGTTTTTAGGCTGCAAGCACGCCATTCGCATCATGCGGGAAACGGGTTCAGACGGGTCGATCATCAATATGTCGTCGCGGTCTGGGCTGGTCGGTATTCCGCATCAGGCGGCCTATGCGGCCTCAAAAGCGGCGGTGCGCAATCACTCGAAAACCGTGGCGCTATACTGCGCCGAGCAGAACCTGAATATCCGCTGCAACTCGGTCCATCCGGCGGCAATTCAGACCGCCATGTGGGATGAGATCGTCAAGAAAAGTAATGCCGATAAGATGAAGGCCGCTGCCCCTTTGCACCGCTTTGGACGGCCGGAAGAGGTGGCCGCCCTTGTGCTGCTGCTGGCATCGGATGAGGCGACCTATATCACCGGGTCGGAGTTTAATATCGACGGCGGGATATTGGCCGGGTCGTCGGCGTCACCGGAGTAG
- a CDS encoding CopG family ribbon-helix-helix protein produces the protein MAAKADTFSVRLPDDLKAEVTRIAEATQRSRAFVIKEAVAAYVEDHRAYKAAIQEAIVEADKGVFISGEKVMAWLEELRTNPDAPDPEPDIFPETDTRS, from the coding sequence ATGGCAGCCAAGGCCGATACATTCTCCGTTCGCCTGCCCGACGATCTTAAGGCCGAGGTGACCCGCATCGCTGAGGCAACCCAACGGTCGCGCGCCTTTGTTATCAAAGAGGCCGTCGCCGCCTACGTCGAAGATCACCGCGCCTACAAGGCGGCCATTCAGGAGGCCATAGTCGAGGCCGACAAGGGCGTGTTTATTTCGGGCGAAAAGGTCATGGCCTGGCTTGAGGAATTGCGCACAAACCCTGACGCCCCCGATCCTGAACCGGACATATTCCCTGAGACCGATACCAGATCATGA
- a CDS encoding TMEM165/GDT1 family protein: MDAFLHSTTLVALSEIGDKTQLLALILAARYQKPAPIIFGIFVATLINHAFAAWVGTFVGGLGIEAYMPWLVAIAFIGLGLWILVPDKIEEGEGEIKKDYGPFVTTTIMFFLAEMGDKTQIATVALGAQYDNLIAVVLGTTLGMMLANVPAVFFGDKVLKVVPMTYIRWAASVMFVGFGVWQIIALVWR, encoded by the coding sequence ATGGATGCCTTCCTCCACTCCACCACCCTCGTCGCCTTGAGCGAAATCGGCGATAAGACTCAGCTTCTGGCGCTGATTCTGGCCGCGCGTTATCAAAAACCTGCCCCGATTATCTTCGGCATTTTCGTAGCCACCCTGATCAACCATGCCTTTGCGGCCTGGGTCGGCACGTTCGTCGGCGGGCTGGGCATCGAAGCCTATATGCCGTGGTTGGTCGCCATTGCCTTTATTGGCTTGGGTTTGTGGATATTAGTGCCCGACAAAATCGAAGAGGGTGAAGGCGAAATCAAAAAAGACTACGGCCCGTTTGTCACCACCACGATCATGTTCTTTCTGGCCGAAATGGGCGATAAAACCCAGATCGCGACCGTTGCCTTGGGGGCTCAGTATGACAATCTGATCGCCGTGGTGCTGGGGACGACGCTGGGCATGATGCTGGCCAATGTACCGGCTGTGTTCTTCGGCGATAAGGTGCTGAAAGTCGTGCCGATGACCTACATCCGCTGGGCCGCGTCGGTGATGTTTGTCGGCTTTGGCGTGTGGCAGATTATAGCACTGGTTTGGCGCTAA
- a CDS encoding type II toxin-antitoxin system RelE/ParE family toxin, translating to MTAKLLAHARADMRQAFNFIRAENPQSADKLITAIQKSISLIETKPFIGRFDPEDNTREWSIPRWPYVIVYRVSGENIDVLRVWHTRRDRFSDN from the coding sequence ATGACAGCCAAACTTCTGGCTCATGCCCGCGCTGATATGCGTCAGGCGTTCAACTTTATCCGCGCCGAAAATCCGCAGTCGGCGGATAAACTGATTACAGCCATTCAAAAATCCATCAGTCTGATCGAGACAAAACCGTTTATTGGTCGGTTCGACCCTGAAGATAACACGCGCGAATGGTCTATCCCGCGCTGGCCATATGTCATTGTATATAGAGTAAGCGGCGAAAACATTGATGTTCTTCGGGTTTGGCATACACGGCGGGATCGGTTTTCGGACAATTAA
- a CDS encoding AEC family transporter, translated as MFETVARVLIFFSLIGLGGLLVKTKRLTAHGLDGLSAYFYWLGFPAFLLSYFSQMTRPDVHTSLMILTYAGAMIVCAAVSVITLTALKSQRTEAVGAGMASFINNSAFLGIPIATSLFGQAAGQIGALIVAVDFLLLFCLGCAALAWSSGHKIRAALKRTAMNPTIIASAVGLILMLFHVRFPPVFQTGLDMLGRSGPPVALVALGGMLAMMPAKTLFGFEKSSAVAVAAKIVLAPAVVAVALWAVNAEPLIFKTGVLLAATPTAVSVFIQTKIYGTWYENAAIAISQSTAISLFTLSAIALILTH; from the coding sequence ATGTTTGAAACCGTCGCGCGCGTCCTGATCTTTTTCAGCCTGATCGGGCTGGGCGGGCTGCTGGTCAAGACCAAACGCCTGACCGCGCACGGTCTTGATGGCTTATCGGCCTATTTCTACTGGCTGGGCTTTCCGGCGTTTCTGCTGTCCTACTTCTCGCAGATGACGCGGCCCGATGTGCACACCAGCCTGATGATCCTGACCTATGCCGGCGCCATGATCGTGTGCGCCGCGGTCAGCGTCATCACCCTCACCGCCCTGAAATCTCAGCGCACCGAAGCCGTCGGGGCGGGCATGGCCAGCTTTATCAATAACTCGGCGTTCCTCGGCATCCCCATCGCCACCAGCCTGTTCGGGCAAGCAGCGGGCCAGATCGGGGCGCTGATCGTCGCCGTCGATTTCCTTTTGCTGTTTTGCCTGGGGTGCGCGGCGCTGGCGTGGTCATCGGGCCATAAAATCCGCGCGGCCCTGAAACGCACAGCCATGAACCCGACCATCATCGCCAGCGCCGTGGGGCTAATCCTCATGCTGTTTCATGTGCGCTTTCCGCCGGTGTTTCAAACGGGCCTTGATATGCTGGGGCGGTCCGGCCCGCCGGTGGCCTTGGTGGCCCTGGGCGGGATGCTGGCCATGATGCCGGCTAAGACCTTGTTCGGGTTTGAGAAATCGTCAGCCGTGGCCGTGGCCGCCAAGATTGTCCTCGCCCCCGCTGTGGTTGCCGTGGCGCTGTGGGCCGTGAACGCTGAGCCGCTCATTTTCAAAACCGGTGTGTTGCTGGCGGCCACCCCCACGGCGGTCAGCGTGTTTATTCAGACCAAAATCTACGGCACCTGGTATGAAAATGCCGCCATCGCCATTTCCCAAAGCACGGCCATCAGCCTGTTTACCCTCAGCGCTATCGCGCTAATCTTAACCCATTAA
- a CDS encoding Dabb family protein: protein MIKHIVMWKLKDDNKAENAAKVKEVLEGLMGKIDGLTLIEVGIDFSATGVSGDIVLYSEFTSRAALDAYQVHPAHQEAAAFVRSVVVDRLMVDYEV from the coding sequence ATGATCAAGCACATCGTCATGTGGAAACTAAAAGACGACAACAAGGCCGAGAACGCCGCTAAGGTGAAAGAGGTGCTGGAAGGCCTGATGGGTAAGATCGATGGCCTGACCCTGATCGAAGTCGGCATCGATTTTTCTGCCACGGGCGTCTCCGGCGATATCGTGCTCTATTCGGAATTCACCTCACGCGCAGCCCTTGACGCCTATCAGGTTCACCCCGCCCATCAGGAAGCCGCCGCCTTTGTGCGTTCGGTCGTGGTTGATCGCCTGATGGTGGATTACGAAGTTTAA
- a CDS encoding amidohydrolase has product MTIQFDRRFVLMGLTAAAVPLPAWAQGLEDRVAALAAQYQPKVVAWRRDIHQNPELSNREVRTGKLIAKELKRMGLSVRTGLAGNGVVGVLKGGKPGPAVALRADMDALPVEDKTGEPFASKAMGEYEGKAVPVTHACGHDAHVAMLLGAAEVLSQVKADIAGEIVFIFQPAEEGPPKGEEGGADVMIRDGALDNPKVKSIFGIHVWPGKPGELLYRPEGFMAQTDRLEIQLKGVQTHGSRPWDGVDITALAADITQTINQITSRRLNITKEPTVVTISIMEGGLRYNIIPETLRLAGTMRTFSKARRDETIDKVTKAVEQLAASYGATAKVEFTMNAPLTYNDPQLSKEIFPVLVKAAGEGKVSDKATLITGGEDFAEYQKVVPGVFCFLGIAKPGEDPEKIPPNHSPYFNIYEPAMEVGVRAHALAALFMLTRA; this is encoded by the coding sequence ATGACCATCCAATTTGATCGCCGTTTCGTTCTGATGGGGCTGACTGCGGCGGCCGTGCCCTTGCCCGCGTGGGCGCAAGGTCTTGAGGATCGCGTCGCCGCCTTAGCCGCGCAGTATCAGCCCAAGGTTGTCGCCTGGCGGCGTGATATCCATCAGAACCCGGAACTGTCCAACCGTGAGGTGCGCACCGGAAAACTGATTGCCAAGGAGCTTAAGCGCATGGGGCTGAGTGTGCGCACCGGCCTTGCGGGCAATGGCGTGGTTGGGGTGTTGAAAGGCGGGAAACCGGGGCCTGCGGTGGCCCTGCGCGCCGATATGGACGCCCTGCCGGTTGAAGATAAGACGGGCGAGCCGTTTGCCTCCAAAGCTATGGGGGAATATGAGGGTAAGGCCGTGCCGGTCACCCACGCCTGCGGCCACGACGCCCATGTCGCCATGCTGCTAGGGGCGGCGGAGGTCTTAAGCCAGGTGAAGGCCGACATCGCGGGGGAAATTGTCTTTATCTTTCAACCGGCTGAGGAGGGCCCGCCCAAGGGTGAGGAAGGCGGCGCCGATGTCATGATCCGCGACGGCGCGCTGGATAACCCCAAGGTTAAATCCATTTTCGGCATCCATGTCTGGCCGGGTAAGCCGGGGGAACTTTTGTATCGGCCCGAAGGCTTTATGGCCCAGACCGACCGGCTGGAGATCCAGCTAAAGGGCGTGCAGACCCACGGATCACGACCGTGGGACGGGGTCGATATTACCGCACTGGCGGCCGATATCACCCAGACCATCAACCAGATCACCTCGCGCCGGTTGAATATCACCAAGGAGCCGACGGTGGTGACGATTTCGATCATGGAAGGCGGCTTGCGCTATAATATCATACCTGAAACCCTGCGGCTGGCGGGGACCATGCGGACCTTTTCCAAGGCGCGCCGCGATGAAACTATCGATAAGGTGACCAAGGCAGTCGAGCAATTGGCGGCGTCCTATGGGGCGACGGCCAAGGTTGAATTCACCATGAACGCGCCGCTGACCTATAACGATCCGCAACTGTCGAAAGAGATATTTCCCGTGCTGGTCAAGGCGGCGGGGGAGGGTAAGGTCAGCGACAAGGCCACCCTTATTACCGGCGGTGAGGATTTCGCGGAGTACCAAAAGGTGGTGCCGGGCGTGTTTTGTTTCTTAGGGATTGCCAAGCCCGGCGAAGATCCTGAGAAAATCCCGCCCAACCATTCGCCCTATTTCAATATCTATGAACCGGCGATGGAGGTTGGTGTCCGCGCCCATGCTCTGGCGGCACTGTTTATGCTGACGCGGGCTTAG